One segment of Paenibacillus rhizovicinus DNA contains the following:
- a CDS encoding Gfo/Idh/MocA family protein — MTEQRIVKWGIMGPGGISDNFATELPHAPGAELVAVAGRSLDKAQAFAGKFGIPRAYGSCEELAADPDVEIVYIGTLHPIHLENALTLLRGGKSVLCEKPFTINAAEAKEIADLAREKGLFLLEAMWTRYLPAIVKVREWLSSGAIGDVRILKAEFGFDAGWNPEGRLLNKEKGGGTLLDAGIYPVSFASMVYGGEQPSKIASSVLIGETGVDEQFSLLFEYGGGRTASLHGSVRLSMTNEAVIYGTKGRIEIPGFLGAKAATLHVYGEEPVTFKHELEPSGHFFQAIEAMECLRAGRTESEALTVEETVQIMDTLDRIREPWGLKYPSEA, encoded by the coding sequence GCACGCGCCAGGCGCGGAGCTCGTCGCCGTCGCGGGACGCTCGCTCGACAAGGCACAGGCGTTCGCCGGAAAATTCGGCATCCCTCGCGCATATGGCAGCTGCGAGGAACTCGCGGCCGATCCGGACGTCGAAATCGTCTACATCGGCACGCTGCATCCGATTCACCTGGAGAACGCGCTGACATTGCTGCGCGGCGGCAAGTCCGTGCTTTGCGAGAAGCCGTTCACGATCAACGCTGCCGAGGCTAAGGAAATCGCGGACCTCGCCCGCGAGAAAGGCCTGTTCCTGTTGGAAGCGATGTGGACGCGGTACCTGCCCGCGATCGTCAAAGTGCGGGAGTGGCTGAGCAGCGGCGCGATCGGCGACGTGCGGATCCTGAAGGCCGAATTCGGCTTCGACGCGGGCTGGAATCCCGAAGGCCGCCTGCTGAACAAGGAGAAAGGCGGCGGCACGCTGCTCGACGCCGGCATTTACCCGGTGTCCTTCGCGTCGATGGTGTACGGCGGAGAGCAGCCTTCCAAGATCGCGAGCTCCGTTCTGATCGGCGAGACAGGCGTGGACGAGCAGTTCTCGCTGCTGTTCGAATACGGCGGCGGCCGCACCGCCTCCCTGCACGGCTCGGTGCGTTTGTCCATGACCAACGAGGCTGTCATCTACGGCACGAAAGGGCGGATCGAAATTCCGGGATTCCTGGGTGCCAAGGCCGCTACATTGCACGTGTACGGAGAGGAACCGGTCACCTTCAAGCACGAGCTCGAACCGTCCGGCCACTTCTTTCAGGCGATAGAAGCAATGGAGTGCCTGCGCGCGGGCCGCACGGAGAGCGAAGCCTTGACCGTCGAAGAGACCGTGCAAATCATGGACACGCTGGACCGGATCCGGGAGCCGTGGGGACTTAAATATCCGAGCGAAGCGTGA
- a CDS encoding manganese catalase family protein has product MFVYEKKLLYPVKVSSCNPKLAKYLIEQYGGSDGELAAALRYLNQRYTIPDKVIGLLTDIAMEEFSHLEMIATMVFKLTKDATPDQIREAGLEPHYVNHGSSLYYENAGGIPFNASYIAGKGDPIADLYEDIAAEEKARATYQYIIDLSDDPDLNDGLKFLREREIVHGQRFREAVEMLKENYSTRKVY; this is encoded by the coding sequence ATGTTCGTATACGAGAAAAAGCTTCTCTACCCCGTTAAAGTAAGTTCTTGCAACCCGAAACTTGCCAAATACTTAATCGAACAATACGGCGGATCCGATGGCGAATTGGCTGCGGCGCTTCGCTACCTGAATCAGCGCTACACGATTCCGGACAAGGTAATCGGCTTATTGACGGACATCGCCATGGAAGAATTCTCGCATCTGGAGATGATCGCCACCATGGTATTTAAATTGACCAAGGATGCCACGCCCGATCAGATCCGCGAAGCCGGGCTTGAACCCCATTACGTCAATCATGGCAGTTCGCTATATTACGAGAATGCAGGCGGAATTCCGTTTAACGCCTCCTATATCGCCGGCAAGGGAGATCCGATCGCCGATCTGTACGAGGATATCGCGGCAGAAGAGAAAGCGCGCGCGACCTATCAATACATTATCGATCTCAGCGACGATCCGGATCTCAACGACGGACTCAAATTCCTGCGCGAGCGGGAAATCGTGCACGGCCAGCGGTTTCGCGAAGCCGTCGAAATGCTGAAGGAGAATTACAGTACTCGAAAAGTCTACTGA